A single genomic interval of Cydia splendana chromosome 10, ilCydSple1.2, whole genome shotgun sequence harbors:
- the LOC134794195 gene encoding general odorant-binding protein 66-like, with product MESTMQLIFLVVLLKVISAQINEQEIAGLWASIPKLSTPQCQQIPTDAPSQCCIIPDLFDKKTNAGCIRPDDKPAQEPAVRGSPECAEKNCILRNNDLLLDNDEIDKDSFKQHLNEWVAKRKEFMPAVNAAKDVCLGNKPLFGPNEMCDADRLLWCITSNLYNKCPYWLDTDSCATTRAFMENCLPYYFDKDIPK from the exons atggaaagtacaatgcaattaatatttttagtagtgttattaaaa GTCATTTCTGCTCAAATTAATGAACAAGAAATAGCAGGACTATGGGCCTCTATACCAAAATTGTCAACGCCACAATGCCAACAAATACCAACG GACGCGCCCTCTCAATGCTGCATAATTCCAGACCTTTTCGATAAGAAAACCAATGCAGGATGCATAAGGCCAGATGATAAACCAGCGCAAGAGCCCGCCGTTCGTGGATCACCTGAG TGTGCAGAAAAAAACTGCATACTCCGGAACAACGATTTGCTCCTCGACAACGATGAGATTGACAAGGATTCCTTCAAGCAGCACCTGAACGAGTGGGTGGCGAAGAGAAAGGAGTTTATGCCTGCAGTTAATGCTGCTAAAGATGT CTGTCTTGGTAACAAGCCTTTGTTTGGACCCAACGAGATGTGTGACGCGGACAGACTACTTTGGTGCATCACTTCTAATTTATATAAC aAATGTCCGTACTGGCTGGACACCGACAGCTGCGCTACAACGCGAGCTTTTATGGAAAACTGCCTGCCTTATTATTTCGATAAAGACATACCTAAGTAA